GAACTTTGTGGTTCGACCATGGGTTAAGACGTCTGATTACTGGGGAGTGTATTTCGATCTAATGCAAGCGATTAAAGAAGGCTTAGATAATGAAGGCATTGAAATTCCGTTCCCGCAAATGGATGTTCACCTCAACAAGGTTGAATCCTGATTGGAAAAGCGAGGCCTAGCCTCGCTTTTTTATATCTCAATGACTGAGTTGGGGATAGCTTGCAATAGTTTCGGCAAGGAAGTGCCTGCAATGCCTATGGTCAGTTCAGGGTGACCGGGTGTGTAGAGGATTTCCGAGTGCTGGTATAAGGCACGTTCTACGACAATCTCAACATGTTCAGGCATACCGAAAGGACAAACAGCGCCGGGAACACAGCCCAGCAGCGCTATCATTTCTTCATCGCTGCAAATGGAAGGTCGCTTCCCTAAGACTTGCTTGATGGCTTTACTATCAAGGCGTGCATCCTTGTGGGTCAGATACAGCGCATGTCCACCCCCTTTCAATTTCAGAAACAGACTCTTGCTATGGGTACCTGTCCAACCAAGTTGTTCAGCGACACGCATATCAGTGGCGAAATCGAGAATGGGCTCATGGCGCCATTCTTTAAAGCTCACTTCATGCTGTTGAAGAAGGTTTAGGTTGTACTGATAGATTTGATCTAATCGTTCCATGTAATTATCCGTATTTATTGACCAGTTCGTTTATAAGCATCAAGGCAATCGTGAACATCATTATAGCGACCGCAATATCAATCCCTTGTTTTACTCTTGGTCTTGATAAGGTGGGACCAAGCTTCGCAGCACCGATCGACAAGGTGTAGAACCAAACAAAAGAGGCCATGATCGTACCGAATGCAAACGAAATTCGCTCTTGTCCTTCAAATTGTCCACCAATTGAGCCAAGGATCACCACAGTATCAAGATACAGGTGAGGGTTAAGCACGGTGACTGCCAGTGCCCCGAGAATCACCGCTCTGCGACCACGTTCTACGACTTGACGCTTGGACTCGGACGCTCTATTCCTGTGCATGGCGCTGTTGAGTGACAGTAAGCCATAGAAGGTCAGAAAGGCAATACCGCCTAAGGTGACGACCGTGAGTAGGGTTTCATTTTGTGACAGGACTGCACCACCGCCAAATATGCCTAGCGAGATGAAGATAACATCGAGAACGCTACAAATAGTAGCGGTCGTCAAGTGATGGTTTCTCTTAATACCTTGGTTGAGAACATAGGCATTTTGCGCACCAATTGGAATGATCATGCTGGCACCCAGCCCAAAGCCTTGTAATAACACCCATAGATTCACGTTTATCTCTCCAGTGAATGGCGAATATGAGCGTTGAGAATAGAGTCAGTATCTTGATAAGTATAATTAATGATTTTAATCTATTATAAGTTTTACTTATTTTGGCGGCGCTATGCGTGGGTTGGATTACAAATGGATAGAGGCTTTGGAGTCAGTAGTGACTCAAGGCAGTTTTGAACGTGCAGCGGAGGCGCTCTACATCTCGCAGTCTGCGGTCTCACAGCGTATTAAGCAGTTAGAAAAGTTTCTCGCTCAGCCCGTGCTTGTTCGCGAGCAGCCACCTAGAGCAACAATGGTGGGTAAAAAGCTGTTGGGCCTTTACCATAGGGTGCAATTGCTAGAAAGTGAGCTGGTACCTGAATTAACTAATAGTGATTCAGAGCGCCCGCTGGCGATTTCTATTGCCACCAATGCCGATAGCCTGGCAACTTGGCTGTTGCCGTCACTACAGCCGGTACTGACAACGCGGAACATTGAGCTGAGACTGGCAGTACTCAATGAAGTTAGGGCAATAGAAAAGCTCAAAAGTGGCGAGGTGACTGGTGCAATTAGTCTAGAATCTCGGCCTATTCCCGGATGTCAGGCGGACTATTTAGGCAGAGTTGATTATGTCTGTGTGGCAAACCCGCAATTCGTCGAGCGTTATTTCCCCAATGGCGTGAACTATGAATCTCTACTGCAGGCTCCAGCAGTGGCATACGACCAGCATGATGATCAACATCAGCTGTTTTTAAAAGAGCATTTTAATATTTTGCCAGATAATGTTCGGACTCACCGCGTTGCCAGTTCAGAAGCGTTTGTCAAAATGGCCCTGGCAGGAGTTGCGTATTGTTTGATCCCAAGCTTTCAGATCCAAAAAGAGTTAGCGCAAGGGAGATTAGTCGACATCTTGCCCGGGTTCTTAAGTTCATATCGCATCTATTGGCATCACTGGCAACTCGAATCGGGTGTATTGGAAGAAGTGACTCAATCCATTGTTAATTATGCGAGAAATGTGCTGTCGAGCTAGTACTTGGTTAAAGTTCTGTCAGAACATCGAACTAGACTCCTCATGCAGCATCTAAACGCTATGATGTATGTGATTAGTTAAATAAGGTGAACAATAATGAAGATAGTTTCTAGCCTGGCAATTGCCGTTTCAGGTCTGGTCAGTATTGGTGCATACGCTGATACGCCTAACTTCCCACACCTAGCTACGACCGGATATGGTGAAGTTGTTGCAAAGCCTGATATGGCGAAGTTTACGGTTCGTGTGGTCGAAACCACCATGACGGCAGAACAAGCCAAGCAGACAGTCGACAAAGTAGTGACAGACTTTCTGACTAAACTGAAAGAGCAGGGAATGCGTGCTGATAACATCACCAGCTCTAATCTTTATATCTCACCACAATACCATTACCCGAAAAATGGTAAGCCTGAGTTAGTGGGTTACCGTGCTTCTCGCACTGTTAATGTTACTGTCGATGAATTGGCGAACTTGAATCAGTATCTGGATATTGCGCTGAATTCGGGCATCAACCAGGTCGAAAACATTCAGCTTAAAGTGAAAGATCAGGCTAAATATCAAGAGCAAGCACGCCAAGCCGCCATCAAGGATGCCAATAGTAAAGCCGAGTCACTGGCCTCTGGTTTTGGCAAAGATATCAACGGTGTCTGGCGAATTGATTACAATATGCCGAGCAGTCAGCCGGTACTGATGCGTTCAATGGCGATGGACGCAAAAACGGAATCAAACACCTATCAGGACTCAACAATCGTGATACGTGATCGAGTTGACGTCATTTATCAGTTGGATTAAGCAATGAAAGCACCTTTTCTCGCTAAACTTAAGGTGCTTCATTCAATTATTGATTTTCATTTTGGATTGTTTAACCACTTCTTGTTTAGTTACATACAGTACCGTATTTGGGAGTTGTGGTGAGGTTCTGAGTACACGTCTTTTGGTGTCAGCCAGTCTCAACTGAATAGCAACATTAGAGCGTTCGCAGTCAATTCATGTTTATTGTCGAACTTCTTCCTCACAGTCACCGTTTATACGAATATGTCCTGTTGCTAGCAGAGAACCGTGAGTTTGCTATGTGATTTTTAACGCCTTGTATGAGATGGGTTTTGTGGTTGGGAGTTGATACACGCCGCAATAAATACGATGATATTGCTGTTTATGAATGTAATACGCACCGGTGAAACAGAGTATCTGTGTGTAAAATTAGCAATGGCATTACGTAAAACCTAGGCTTGTTTTACAGGATTATGCGTCTTGTTTGATTGTGGTTTGTATTTGTTCCATTGAGCGATGAAGATGACGATCAAACTGCTTTGCTGCTTGCTCAGTGTCTTTTGCTAGCACCAATTTCATGATGTTTTCACACTCATCAATCTCAAAACGACGTGTGTCCAGTCCGTTGTTGCGAGCGAAATAGCGGTAACGCTTGATTTGATTGATAAGGTCAGTGAAAAACTCAAACATGTTGCGTGAATTTGAACCTTCAAGCAGCGTGATATGGAACTGATGCAGGCGTTCTTCCCACTCTTTCCAGTCATACTCATCGTTAGGCAAATCTATTCGTGATAGCTTATGAAACGATGTTAAAACTTCGAGCTCCCAGTCTTCACTTCCTGAAAGAATCGATTTTTTCAGTAGCACAGCGGCGACGGTACGTAGGCTTTCGTAAAGATCGGCAAGTTCATTCACACATACTGGTGATACCCAGCAACCTTTTTGTGGCTCGAGACTGACATACTTTGTCCATGAGAGCTGCACTAGTGCTTCTCTAATTGGTGAAGCCCCCACGTGATATCGGCTTTTTAGATCGGCGACTACTAACTTCTGGCTCGGCTTGAGTTCCCCACTTAATATGTCTTGATAGATCATTTTCGAGACTTTATTAGTCAGCGTTGGGCTAGACAATTTCCTTTCCTCATTTGCATAAATACAGCGCGATATAAAACTGTCGTGAATTTAATGGTATGCAATACTTTGATGGATAATACAGCGTACCAAATAGTGAGACAAGAGGAAGGGATAAAAAAAGAGGGCCGAGGCCCTCTTTAAAAAGTGAATATTTATTCGGTTCTTATAGAACGTGAACAGAAGCTGTGTTTGTTGTACCAGAAGCAACTAGAGCGCCAGATACCATAACAACGATGTCACCTTTGTTACCTAGACCAGATTCAAGTGCGAGTTCTTTACCTAGTACGTAGAATGCGTCAGTACTGTCGATTGAATCAACCAACACAGGGCGAACACCTTTTGTTAGCACAAGCTGAGCTGCTGTTTTTGCATTGTTAGTCAGTGCAAGGATGTTTGCTGTTGGGAAGTACTTACGTACTGAGCGAGCTGATTTACCACCTTCAGTTGCAACAACAATCAGTGGAGCTGCTAGTTTCTCAGCTGTGTCTACAGCGCCTTTACATACTGCTTCAGTGATACGCAGACGAGGGCTATCAAGGCGAGAACCTAGTTCCGCTTTTAGTGCTGCATCTGTGCGATTTGCGATTTGAGCCATGATAGTTACCGCTTCAACTGGGTACTTACCTTTGGCTGTTTCGCCAGAAAGCATGACAGCATCAGTACCGTCCATCACTGCGTTCGCAACGTCGCCTGCTTCTGCACGAGTAGGACGTGGGTTGTTGATCATAGAATCAAGCATTTGAGTCGCTGTGATAACCATCTTACGAGCACGGTTACATTTCTCGATCATCATCTTCTGAGCGAAGATCACTTCTTCCGCTGGGATTTCAACACCTAGGTCAC
This window of the Vibrio neptunius genome carries:
- a CDS encoding GntR family transcriptional regulator, whose protein sequence is MSSPTLTNKVSKMIYQDILSGELKPSQKLVVADLKSRYHVGASPIREALVQLSWTKYVSLEPQKGCWVSPVCVNELADLYESLRTVAAVLLKKSILSGSEDWELEVLTSFHKLSRIDLPNDEYDWKEWEERLHQFHITLLEGSNSRNMFEFFTDLINQIKRYRYFARNNGLDTRRFEIDECENIMKLVLAKDTEQAAKQFDRHLHRSMEQIQTTIKQDA
- a CDS encoding YbaK/EbsC family protein, which encodes MERLDQIYQYNLNLLQQHEVSFKEWRHEPILDFATDMRVAEQLGWTGTHSKSLFLKLKGGGHALYLTHKDARLDSKAIKQVLGKRPSICSDEEMIALLGCVPGAVCPFGMPEHVEIVVERALYQHSEILYTPGHPELTIGIAGTSLPKLLQAIPNSVIEI
- a CDS encoding oxidative stress defense protein, with product MKIVSSLAIAVSGLVSIGAYADTPNFPHLATTGYGEVVAKPDMAKFTVRVVETTMTAEQAKQTVDKVVTDFLTKLKEQGMRADNITSSNLYISPQYHYPKNGKPELVGYRASRTVNVTVDELANLNQYLDIALNSGINQVENIQLKVKDQAKYQEQARQAAIKDANSKAESLASGFGKDINGVWRIDYNMPSSQPVLMRSMAMDAKTESNTYQDSTIVIRDRVDVIYQLD
- a CDS encoding LysE/ArgO family amino acid transporter, whose product is MNLWVLLQGFGLGASMIIPIGAQNAYVLNQGIKRNHHLTTATICSVLDVIFISLGIFGGGAVLSQNETLLTVVTLGGIAFLTFYGLLSLNSAMHRNRASESKRQVVERGRRAVILGALAVTVLNPHLYLDTVVILGSIGGQFEGQERISFAFGTIMASFVWFYTLSIGAAKLGPTLSRPRVKQGIDIAVAIMMFTIALMLINELVNKYG
- a CDS encoding LysR family transcriptional regulator ArgP encodes the protein MRGLDYKWIEALESVVTQGSFERAAEALYISQSAVSQRIKQLEKFLAQPVLVREQPPRATMVGKKLLGLYHRVQLLESELVPELTNSDSERPLAISIATNADSLATWLLPSLQPVLTTRNIELRLAVLNEVRAIEKLKSGEVTGAISLESRPIPGCQADYLGRVDYVCVANPQFVERYFPNGVNYESLLQAPAVAYDQHDDQHQLFLKEHFNILPDNVRTHRVASSEAFVKMALAGVAYCLIPSFQIQKELAQGRLVDILPGFLSSYRIYWHHWQLESGVLEEVTQSIVNYARNVLSS